The Punica granatum isolate Tunisia-2019 chromosome 4, ASM765513v2, whole genome shotgun sequence sequence AACCTAACGACTTTGCCGATGGGCCTGACCCCTCGCTCTCCTCTGTAAGCACCTCATTTTGGCTTAGGCTTGGTCAAGAATTAGAAAAGGACCCTAGGTACATCATCGGTCAGAGAGCAGGTTCGAGCAGAAAAGCCTACAAGGGGACGACTGCAAAAGATGATTTTCGAGACATATCAGATAAGTTCTTGAGTGCCCCCTTCAagttctcatttttttttggagctTATTTCAAAATAGTACGGTGTGATAAGTGAAATTTTCCCCGGGGATTGTACGTAGAAAACAATTTTAAAGAACAACATGCAATCCACGGTGGCCTTACTTTAAAATTCTATCATTAGTATTTTTCAGTAAAAATGGCACCTTAATATTTTCTGATcgataaaaactcaaaaatccTTTGATTACTACACTTTATCCTATAGAAGAAGGGTTTCAGACGGGAAATCAATATTCTTATGTCGGGAGAAATATTCATCTTGTGGTATTTTCAGTTAAATAATCATCTCctgattttgaaaatatttttcggtAAATTTTCTCTATGAATATGTGCTTAATTCTTTCAGAAAGGGTGAAAATGAAGTTTTTCGTGAAGTTTAGTGGCGAGGTGCGATTAAATCAGACTAAACAAGTTCAATTTGCGCTTGTTAAACTCAGTTCCGTCTATTCTGAAAATTAAGGAGGACCCGCGACGGCACTACCCGCGCTAATGTACGAAGGCGCGGATAGCAATCTCGCCTACTGGCGTCCTCGGGAGCAccgaaattcaaaaattccttTCAAAATCGCCCCTGTACTCTTGGTACTTTCAAAAAGACCCTCGGCTCCCCTTCCTCTATTAATAGAGGATTCATTTCAGATTTCAAGATGATCTTGGCACTTCGTGAGCTGAAATTATGCCGAAATTACTCCAAAAATCTACAATTATACCTATATTGAACCTGAAATAGCAAGGAAAGCATTCACTGATGTCCCGTGATCCCATTTGAAGTTCATGTGGCCCGATTCGGTTGGACAAAAGGTATAATAGGCTTTAATTTGCAGCCCTGGCCGACCCCAATCCGAGCTCTCTAGCTCAGTTATAGCTCGATTTGCGCTTCCTTTATTCACTTCTGAGGTTCTGATGTAACTATATAGTGAAAATACTGCACTtcctttattttcatttaatttttcaagccTAATACATGCTCAAGGATAGAGTTATGACTATGAGATGATGAAAGCCCCAGCGTAAAGCCTTGATGCCAAAACTCGGTAAATTAGTAGAGACTGGGATGATTTCGTAGTTTTTTACGTTATTATTGTGTTTTATGATTGATAATATGATAAATGTGTATATTAGCATGTATATGACCCTTATGATGGGCCAAGTGGTTAGATTTCATGTTTATGAGCCTAGTTAGGGATAGATTTGCTAGGATCAGCCTTGTTTAGCATGTCTTAGAGTCGGGTCTCTTAGAAACCGAATTGATAAGGTCCTAAAGTGGTCCAAAATTGATTAATTCTCCTTGCTTGCTCTCGGGTCTTAGAGTCTATGATGGAGGCCGAGACATTTTTATTGTTAATTGGGGTCAAATTGAATTGAAGTTGCATGAATCGGATGTCTTGGTCTCGGCCATCCAAGGgattaaattagaaaatggtTAATCAAGTTCAATTTGCCctaagaatgaaaaaaaaaaatccaagtcTGGGAGTCATAATTGGCCTCAGCTATTTGCAATTGCATGGTCAAATGGGCTTAATTGAGTTCACGTAGCTTAGGAAAATGAAATGCTTGAATCTCTGTGTGTGTATGCATGGTCGGATTGAACTTGTGTTGGTTAAGTGTCAATTTGGTGTTTCCTTGGTTAATTGGACTCCAAATAAGATAATCATGTATACTAGACACTTAATCATGCGAATCGGGATTTGATTCATCCGCTTAGACAAGAGTCCTACGCTTAATTTGAGTAGGTCCATGTGATCTTGAGGTTTGGATATgctgtgtttggttttagagttaagtgaagctgagttttgattttaatttggttgtaattattgtgtttttgaattatgagaaaaagtgtgaaaaaataatgaatagttaagagaaagtaatgatcgtgttattgaattttgaaaaaagtaataaatagttgagagaaagtaatgattgtgttgttaaattgtagaaaaataatgaatagtcgagagaaagtaatgattgtgttgttcaATTGAAGATAAACAGAGTTAAGTTGaatgtaattaaaatttatttgtgaAGCCAAGCAAACCCGTCTAGCGTGAGTCGGgattaaatcaattaaagtCCCCAATTGATCAAACTATTGAAATTGCTTGAATGAGTGTCTAACTTGAGTGATCATTGGTCAATTGACATTAAAACCAGATAATCACTTAAACTAGACATTTAATTCATGGGTTTGGGGTAATGAACTCACTCAAAGGGTCTTAGGATAGGACCTTCTCTCTAGATTGTTgggattaattgattaaacCATGCAAACTTGGCTTCAAAAAACTggaataaattgaaaaagataaaatttgtaaataaaatgaatagaCTTAGAATAAATGGACTAGATTTTCATAGATTAGGGGCTTTATGCcccttttcatatttttgggCCATCAACCCACTTTCCTAGGCCCATTTGGCCCATTGGATTGTTTCTTGGCCCAATATGGCCTACAAAGGCCCATTGGGGGCCCATGGTGAATGAATATGATGAATGTATGTATGCATGGAATGAATGGATGCATATGGATGAATGTACATCTATAATGGATGTATGGGTACGCGTGTGGACGTACAAGGTTGTAATTGCACATTTATAACTTATATAATACACGAATATGATCCTCGACTTGTAGGGtgaaataattggacaaaattAAAACAAGAGTTAGAAATTAGAAATCTAGGAGGGTACCGATTTCATGCAAACACCCTTGCTTGCGAGTGTTGGTGTTATAACAAAACTCCCGAATTTGTTCAAGACCAagtcaaaaatgaaaaagcccCTAGGAGATTAGTGTCTTGATCAATTAGAGACTTAGATAGTTCATCGACCAAATTAAACTATGTAGTGGCGACTCTAATCCGATCCTAAGCCATGCACTAATCTAACTTCCCAAGTCATGCGGGCTCTAAAAACCACACCGACAACATGCCCAAATACTAATTTTTCAccccctttttattttttacttttcgaGTGAATTTGGGGTGGCCCCGCCGACCACCCCACATCACAATCATGGTTGCCGATGAGCCCCAACACCGCCAAGAACCTCATTTGGAGGGTGGGGTGGCTAGTGGGGGCGGCCCAACATCTGATTCATCAAATCTCAGTGAACTTCAACTGAGATATCTAACGAATCGAGGGTGGGGCCATCCCCGCCGACTACCCCACCCCCTGACTGTGCACCATCGTCCCCCAGGTCTAGGGTGAGGTGGCCAGCAGGGGCATCCTTAGTTCTCATTAGGAGAGATGTCGACATCTCATATTGagatctatttatttttaattttaatttagttaagttattattgaaataatttatgttattttttcttatttataatttttcaaattttttaaaattttgttattgtaatttattttattttagtttaaatctaattttttattttatctgaattttataaatagttttatttatttttaactataaatataatatttatccTCAACGTAAGAGCCACATTTTCCAAATATGACATGTTAACATCAACGTCAACAAAAGATTAACGGTGTTAGTTCTAAATTGACGATTTATAGTTGATTTTTACAATTTGAgacaaatttatatttgattgttacatccattataatatataaaagtcgaaAAGCGCTTATAAGACGTTATTTTTTACAAACTAAATTTATAAGCGCTTAATTATCTTTTGGTCTACTCGGAAAATAAATTTCTAGTAAAAAGATTCATGCATCTATCCATTTCTCAAACTAATTCATTTTGACGCTTTATATTCTCGCATTCGCGGATACTTCAAATACATGTTACTATTTATTTACTGTCCATAGTCAATTCATATTTGCATAGTAAATCTTTTGTTGTATTTTATGGAAGTACGTTATAGATACTTTCGTATTCCTAACAAACTATATATGCCTTTAAAAACCTAAGCTTCAATAGCGCAACATCACTCAAGAGCTCTTGATTTTATCACTTTTTGAAATGAAacatttaatgtttttttctacataaataatttttaatgtaATCTGGTGCATATATCTGGAATTGATGGATGGTGTGAACCGGGTTAATTGGTTATTGTGGTGAGATTTTTCTACTTATGCTAACATTTTACATAATTTCTGCATATAGTTGGAAGCATATGGATGGTCTGAACCGGGTTGCTCAATGCATCGTCGCGAGATTAACAATATATTGCACATAATACTATGATTGAGTAGGATATATTCGTACATGATATTATGATCGTTAGACTGACAATTTCTTCCTCTTGCTcccaaaataaattttatatagatgAAATATTGGAGTGTTTATAATTCAATATATGTATAGTCAACTTTACATCTTGGTTAGCTATCGAAAATAACTTATACTTTTAGCTTCAAGTATCATGCGTAATGCGCTGGTTctcacttaatttttttaattttgcacCGAAGTGTTATATTTGCTGTCTCTAAAAGCTGCAGGAACGCGGTACTGATCAGGAGATTGCATACTCAGTGATGTAGCTAGGACACTCTACGACTCGTGACCACGGCCAGCGGACGAATACCGCGGATTCTGGTTGCCAAAACAGCCATGAACTTGCACGAGACCTTGGTCAACGGTGGTGGACTGCGGTAAGCCATTGCAACCCACGACTGCAGTTTGGACAGCTTGAATCGCGGTCTTGAGGCATGTTTGCCTCTGTTCAGCTTCAACTGCTAACCACGATTAGAGGAAGCAGACCACGGTCATGATCCCTGTTTGCAACTTAATTACTCGATGAACTTCGATTCCGACCGTCTTCGTTCCTCGAGTCTTCTAGTTTCAGGCACGAATTTGCGGCACACTCGAACAAAAAATTGCATTGGGAAGCCTTTTCTAGCCGGGGCAAGCTTTCCAATCCGACGACTGGGAAGTCCTAAAGGTACGATGGCCGGGCAGTGTTGTAATGTCAAATACAGCCCATCGATTGATCTCGATATCATCCGGACAGAAAAATTCATACCAAAGGCTTAAATCCCAAAATCGTACATTTATCATCATTCACTATAAAATACATATCCTTGATGAGACCCCACATAAGTTTATCTTACCAACAAGATTTATAATGATAATGTAGTGAattcagaaaaagaaataaaattgaaaacgCCGTCTCGATTTGTGATTTCAGATCTGAGCAAGGCGGCGAATATCGATCGGGTAAGCGTCCGAAGGGGACTCCGCGCTGTAAGATCTTCTCCCGACGACCACATTGGCTGCCTCCGTGGGGTGGAACGCGTCCCAGAACAAGTACTGCTCCCTGTTCTCGCATGGCGTTTGGAGGGGCAAACATGTAATTTGCCCATTGTTCCTCCCAACTCCACAGCACCCTGCATTCGTCACTCTGAAGCCTGGAGAAGTCATCCAAGCAAAATTAGAGATCAAATAATTATGGCACGATCAGCAAGTTCGTCGGAAAAGCATAGCATATATGTGTGGACCTACCGAAAGCGGCTGGTCTTTCAATCAAATCCTGGAAAATTCCATAGGCGTCAACATAGATGAAGTGAGCATCGGCGAAGTTGTTGTTGAACTGGTCGACTAGGGACTTGAGCTTGTTGTTGAATATTTGGCAGGCCGCGTTGATCCTCTGTACGCAGGTGGCACCGTCGGCGCTGTTCTGAGCCAATTCGTTCGGGCTGCAGCCTATTTGGCCCACCCCAATCAGCACCACCTTCCTCGCTCCATAGTTGTACAAAGCCTACAATCCGAAGACCATATACACCGAAAAAGTTCAGTGAAAGCTGTCCAAAAAACTTTCTATGGTACGTTCATCCACTCATTTGTGCCGTGTTTCAGCCATCCGGCGAAATGCATGACACCTTGTCATTACGGTCATCATAACTTAATAAGGAGAACATTAGAGAAAGATGACAAAGATTGAGTGATGGACTGACCCTCAGTCCCTGAGAGTACTGCTCAATGAGCTCATCGGCATATTCTTCTGGTGTGAATTGTCGACTCGTCGAGTAATACTGAGGCATGAAGTAGTTGTTTAGGTAGTCGTTGCTTCCCATTCCGGCCGAGTAGATACATTTGCTCAGGTAATTCGCGGCCGTGTCCTCATCCCCCAGTATGTTCACCAGCTGAGACACTGTGTTCTGGTAATTTTGGACCTGCCCAGCAAAGCTAATCCTGCCTCCCTGTTTACATtagatataaaataaattaattaatcaactaAAAAGGGTTAATGATTAATTTAATCTGGTGATGAAAATTGGATCGAGCTTATATATGTGCAAGTTATTCTTACAAGTTGTTGCCCGGTTTCCGGTCGAATACCAGCAGCAGCAGACGCATAATTCACTCCCTTCATAATGATTTCACCACTCGCGGTTGCGTAGGGTGGGATGTAATCGTCGAACCCAAGAAGCTCAGCTAAAGATTATTTATAGCATATTAGGTTACTTTAATTGATGCATTTGGGTATCAGCCTCGCATTTTCATCTAAACATAAAACTTTTGATGCATGTGTGTAATTAGAGTTTTGACCTATCTAGATCCATAGACCTCATTTACAACCGtaatacatataaaaaaaatgttggaTTTTATGCTTCAATTTAACCGTCAGaagtaaaattaatatgctagtgtatatatatatatatatatacataaaatcaTAAGCTAGACATAGAAAATGTGGTTCATGGATAGATAAGTCGCTGATAATAGGGACTGTTTGTGTGATCGAGATGGGGATGAaataattaaagtgcatttaTTTGACACATGAAATGTATGTGATCTAATAAATATGTAAGCCTCACTAGGAAAGCGACGCCGCATTGTTTATTTAAGCGTGCTAGTTATTATTAGGGCGGAAAGCAACCAAACATTATGAACATAAATGAGACATTCATTTTTcgcttttttccctttctttttatgGTCTAAGTCTGCACTTTCGACTAGATGACATTTGATCATATACACGAAAGAAATTCACAAATTGCAATGTGATTTGTCCAATTTAAACTTATATTCTATTGCATGCAAAAGATATGATGATGATTGGCTTAAGTAAATCTCAAGCCCACAATCGATTTATCTAAAGCATAGAAGAACCATTAATTTAATTGTGTCCTTAAAGTTAGCCAGAAGAGGAGATATACAT is a genomic window containing:
- the LOC116204542 gene encoding GDSL esterase/lipase At5g45670-like gives rise to the protein MALGMRGLLGLFDCLLVVIVLINTAKAEPQVPCYFIFGDSLVDNGNNNQLSSLARANYLPYGIDFAGGPTGRFCNGKTTVDVIAELLGFDDYIPPYATASGEIIMKGVNYASAAAGIRPETGQQLGGRISFAGQVQNYQNTVSQLVNILGDEDTAANYLSKCIYSAGMGSNDYLNNYFMPQYYSTSRQFTPEEYADELIEQYSQGLRALYNYGARKVVLIGVGQIGCSPNELAQNSADGATCVQRINAACQIFNNKLKSLVDQFNNNFADAHFIYVDAYGIFQDLIERPAAFGFRVTNAGCCGVGRNNGQITCLPLQTPCENREQYLFWDAFHPTEAANVVVGRRSYSAESPSDAYPIDIRRLAQI